The window ATTCTAAAGAAATATTTgttgaaatgaaaatttttgcATAAGTCAGTGTATATATAATGTGTAACACAGAATTCGTGATCAAAGCGATAAGTTGTTTTCTACACGGACCATAGGTAATGTTCTACTTCGTTGATACTAGTGGAGCTTGCAAGTGttaaacagaaataaataaagCAGAAAGATCTATCACTCATCTACCTtctttgagagagagagagaaataaataattttatcatcCTGAGACATTTTAATGAAATAGTATTAACCACAAAGCATTTTTGATATTCTTCGATAATTTATATTAGATACATCGATTTTCTTCTATTTCACATTTGAAATTCTATGTTAATATTTCGACTTTGGCGTAGAGCCAACTTACTCTGCTTTGTTGCTTATTCTTTTTCATTCTCATAGTCAGATGTTTTCTTGGTTGGGTGTTTCTCGTTTGATTTTCTCGAGGTCGTGAGACTGCGACATAAAATTTACGCAAACGGAAGTTGGAAGGAATAACCGATTTCTGTAATTGGTAcatgatattttaaaatgcattataATTCATGCAATTTTTACTCTTTTATTTTTCGTCTCCTTTTAAATTTTCGCGACTAAAGAAAAATGAACCTATAGCTCTTATCGAATGCATATTAACCAAATTTGCAcgtcatgtttgaaaatcattgtaACTGTAATTTTTAGTTTATGCGATTCCCACTATTTTGTTTCAtgttttgaatattcaaaatgaaTTAACTATAGTTATGAACATTAGTAACGAACTTTTGACTCTATGTCCAAACGTTACCAAATagacaattataaaacaaatagttGAAACCAAGTCACTTTTATTTAcacaaatgtatttaaatttcatcGGATAATGTCCtactagtatttttttgttttaaagtagTTATCATTTTATCTACAATAGTCTTAAAAACTTATCAGCTACCTGGAGTTCATGTATATACCAAGAGCAGATGAAGTCCAACAGTCAGATTCCTTTTGAGTATTTTAATTTGACTATGTGCAAgaacaaataaagacaacagcagTATAcggctgttcaaaagtcataaatcgataaagagaaaacaaactgggtaacaaactaaaaccgagggaaacacattaactatatgagggaaacaacgaaacaacagaaacacaagtgcaacaaaaaaaaacgatgatgcaacatataataaaaacgaactattagataacatctgccattttcctgacttggtataagaCATTTTGAGAAAtaatgtgggttgaacctggttttgtgattacccaaacctcgcgctttatgacaatgtaaaatatacCGCTAAATTGACAACATTACAtaacaggaatacagtacaaataaatgcaaaaacattTTTATGTAGGTGCTGTGTATAGGTATACAATAAGGCCAATAATTTGAAGAGGGATAACTACCAAATGGCTTCGATGCAGAGTACAGGAAGATACTGTATGTTTACCTTCAGAAAACAATAGGAGACATAAATGAAACAGAAACCGAACCCTATTCAAAGAGCGTTACGTCATCCGAGTTTAATAGTGATAATGTTATCTAATTTTCTGTATGCGACTATCTTATTTGATCTCTGATATTACTTTCCTCCCTTTTTTTATGAGCGCATTCATGTGTGGTTCTAGTAACGGCCTAAACCATTAAGTATTAAACGAAGAAAGTAATATTTAAATCAAGTAAAGCAATGTTCCTGTTCTTAGTCCGGAGTCCGTACTGCACGATTGTCGTTAGTTGTTGTCTGTcatattatatgtttttgtcaaacttttgatttgtgtttttttcaaattttgaaatgtcAGGagcttttatagctggctatagttgtcttattggcaatcatataacaTCTCCTTGTTTTATCATAGGCCTGGTGTATGAGGGTGTGGAATGGGTGGGGTTTTCTTAATACAGAATAGAGAAGAATGGGCAAAAGatgtaaagaatagagaaaatgaaccaaacaaataaagaatacagaatagtGAGATTCTAAAATACAAAGATAGAGCGTAATGAGCAAACGGTATAAAAGATACAGAAAATGAAGGATCCCCATCCCCCTCCCCAATCCAGACCCCTCGTGTAAGCTCATAACAAATTTTTATGTCTTCCTGTATTGTTTAATAACTACTTTCatattatttttccttttgtCTTAATCATGTCAAACATTATATACTTTGATAAATATCATCTTTATTATAATCTCCTCTTTTAAAGATAAAGAACTTAGATAATcatttgttttgtattatcaGATACGAAGATCTGGTCTACGGAAGCAAGTAGCTGTCTGAAATTAGACATTTTTATTGCTTTTTAACAATTATGGTGTCTCTATACACATTATAAGACAAAAACTGATATCGCATGTGGTCAATGGCTATGATCAGTACATATTAACTAATTACATACATAGATAAATCACACAGACCTACCACTGCAACATCAAGTGGAAGTGGTTCACCGGAAGAAGAGAAACAGAAAGTACCAAGGCGTGACCTTCATCTGTCAATCAAATGTAAGGACCGTATGGTGAAAACGAGGTCTAATCGGTAAATGCACAGACATGCATTTGACAATTCAACCgttcacaaaaaaatagaaagattttTTCCTCAGATACACGaacttttttcaaaaaatgtttgacgACTAAGGGGCATTCTATTTCAAAAGTTGCACCAAAAAAACAGGCAAAGAATTGCCGCCAGTTTTGTTTCAATCACTtgcttaaattattaaaaaaaatcaaattttacattTGGAAACATACGTCTGGGGTAATGAATTTTAAGCATGgtagttttgatgatttttttacatAGATGTATTTGATATCTtcgaaagttgatttttttccttcattatttctatttattttataattaaaaaaataaaaattcatgaacaCATTTATTTTAGCATATTCTATCTTCATTAAAATAGCACGACTTATGGTTATTATAATCTATATGGTCGTTTAAGTAGTGATCGTGAGACTTCTTGAAAATTGTTCAGGTTTGAACTACATTGATATgaggacatttttttatacaagaCTAGATTACTTATTAATTAAAAAAGTGCTTGATATTGATTAGCGTAGAATAACTGAATGCATAACTATCAAAAGAtgttaaaccaaaaaaaaaatcatagaaatcttcatttaaaatataatgtgAATTTACCTAGAACACCAAAGGCTTTTTAAGACAAAATGGAATGAATGAGATTTGAAAATTGCAaacattttttagaaaaaaaaaataacatttcgtGATCTACAAACTGCTTGCTGTCCAGTAATTTGAACATttaacaaatgattttaaaagaattttattgaaatcaaaggcaaatcaaatgtaaaaaaatcaaactaaacACAGGAACACCGTGATATTTAAGAGATTTTAACTTTAAATCACAGATCAATCGAGGTATAgagatatttcaatatttttagctatctattagaatttttataaatgttggcTATTTCATATGGAAACGGGTATTGTAAGTTGACTCATTCAAAATGCTTAATTTAGTTGATATGTTAGGAGGTTCATTGATACTGACTGACCTGCTTCATATCTGTGGGCGATATTGAATGATTAGAATGTagcaagaaagataactctatttATTCTTCTGAGATGGTACTCGTGCAAATATCGATAGCATAAAACTTGCTTGGAAAAGGCaaatttagaatatatttttgttaaaaggaAATGAATGACTATATTGAATAATAAGGACACAAATCTGGCTGCAAATAATCTCGAATTTCGATAAGTGAAGTAAGACAATAGCGATCAAAACTAAGGAGtaggggggggggtggggggggggggggggcaaggggtttaactgttatgttgttatggggcaatttaattctttgttatctgttattttgaaaatatatttgctgttagctgttattgtcttattctttgttagctgttattgggcttttaatttttttgttatctgttattgtgataatgtatttgctgttaactgttattgaaaattggaatgttagcatttttttttgacagtcaatattcggtataaattgaagatcgttggccattggggtctaccactactgatatgtttgtcccgtattcagagaaggattccattaacatatacccatcacagaagtgtgGTCCAGGACAATTTAAGTATAtattatgattatcctttgtaataaattccattttttttatgaatgtgtatttagaattatcttaaatttttgtatgagaataatgttccttgttttccgtacgaacatattaaattaaaacagttcttaatatgacaaaaaggaaaacatatggccaggaatatatatctgacaaggatctcaattaaggactaggtcctaacaaccacttaaacttttatataatatggtacatagactcagctctgtgattcttttcaaagcagaaccaaatgcattgtaccatgaaagttccaaccatgtacttgggtccgaagctgcacataactcattacaaacaaagagtTATTTcgcttcaagccattgtttccctactaaactatgtattctacttactagtacacttggtacaatcaaaaacctcagctgataaaaaattgttcaaataaggcctttgaaaatagtggcataaattgcttttagagtgttaaaaagtacttgataaattgcatgcttataattggtgcttttgatttttctaccctatataccactttgcctcatagttttattaagaaaaattcacacacctcattaaatggtcatttagaaaaagtcagaatattcaaactcttttaggtcacttttttgattagcaacaaagggagcttcagacaatatatataaacaatacaccaacgtttcatgagaactgctgaaaacatttttgtgttaatgtctgaaaactggaaaatcacccctttttaattaataaaacccgttcactcggaaacgtaaaatctaaatttcataaaaattgaaagttacctcatgttaatagatctaaacaattcaccaaaattccttgctttgtgaaagcatttttgagatattatcagaaaattgaaaaaaaaaacaccaattttattgaataaaaacccattacccagaaacttaaaatctaaaatttatataaaaaaaaacaacccaaaaagggagctcacgtcgatagatataaacaatttcccaaagtttaatgcaaatggttaagagtttttgagttaatgtccgacatgttgacaacagacggacaacagtataccataatacgttccgtaaacgagcgtataaaaaatattataatatattgagtagtaatttaaacacattctagatacataaattaatactaaaaacatagtcataaaaaatgaaatgcattacaaaggattatatccgtaataagaaatactgatttgtcaaagaccgaataattttaatatttcatttactgttatctgtttttgtccattttaattccttgttatctgttatgagccaaatcaatttgctgttttactgttattgggacccccccttgccccccctcagtaaacaaagactcacaaaccaaaggacatttacatcaacagttataaataataattaagaaataacacgaactccactaaaaaccggaagtgaaatctggtgcttcgaaagggtaagcatttcctgcaccgtatacggcatccgtcgtgttatttctttgttcagtccgGTAATGATGTAAGGtcattatgactgaggaagaatatcagatatgatgtctgacacacttttgtcataatggccaattaGCTCAATgacatgatggcgaccgtaaaatttcttgattgatgatcttaatttgattgattaatagccctgtcttagcaacttttgagaaatcagtattcctcgttcaacaaaatcaacgtactttgagctagctataaagtaacgtatcaattgagacacatatactccatatgctggtgccgctgggatgttgctacacagaaatggaaagttgactataggaaaattaaaatcatcgcgattgtcataaattttggtattcaacctaccatcagcagtcatttcgagaaaaaggtctaaatatgaagcagatcgatctgtgtcggtagtatgttaatttcaagttcacttggatacactaaatgtaagtgatcactgaatctattattattaagaggcagtacatcatcaatataccgaaaggtgaaattaaaagactgggctaatttcttttctcctttctgtacaagccattggataaattctgcttcataggaatataaaaacaaatctgcaaatagaggagcgcaattggtacccattgggGTTCCAATAGTCTGTTTGAAGACCAATCTCAAAAttaatatgttgtcaattaaaaattcCAGCATGACAGTGACATCCTCGTCGGTAAAATTGAAGCTTGCAGATGGACGAGAACACCATCCAGAAGTTACAAAGGATAGACACGAACTTATAAAATGATAGGAAGAAGAACAATCAAGACACCAATGAATATggacaaacaaaattataaactgtTCCGTTTGAATTTTTCTATTATACTGCGTTTAAAGATACGATTGAAAGTTTCATATTGCATTATGAGCTACTCGTTGTAATGTATTTTTAAACGAATTTTTtgttggtatgagtgccaatgagacaactctgcatcttATTCtccacaatttataaaagtaaaccattataggtcaaggtacggtcttcaacatattcgtttttgttaattttttgtacatcaataaggccattagtttctCGTTTTAATTGCTTTAAATACATTAAGTAtgccggggccttttatagctgactataataAAAAATAGATTGAAGCTAAATTAAAGTCTAAAAATAAAAGAGGCTTTTCAAGGCTAAATCACACTGATTTTGGCTTTTTATTAAGAAAATGAAACgtaaagaatataaaaataaataacaacagtTCATCATCATACATCTTTGCTTTTCTTCTCTACTTTGATACACGATAAGGATCAGAAGAATCCACTGATTCTTGCAGCAAATGTGGTTTTCTTATAGGATTGTTGGAACTGATTTCAATGTCTTTTGcgtcttttttgtcattttctttctTTCATCCTTTTCAATGACATCGTAGTTAGTTTTCCTTTCTTTAATCGTCCCTGCCTCTTTCTGTGTATTCTCTGAATCATTTTGTTTTCCCCCATCAACATTGATAGTTTGATCCTTGTTCATGTTTTCGTCTTCGTTTTTCTCTGTCTCCTCATTTGTTTTGACTATTTTCAAATCATTTTGTCTTTCCTTCGCAACATCAATAGCTTGGACTAGTTTCTTCTTTTCATCCTTTACTCTTTCTATCTCGATCTTCTTCATTTCTGTAAGATAAACATAGATGTagaatttcaatgttttcaattCAGTGCAATCTTCTACTTTTTGGCAGTGTTGATACGAAATTTGCTTGGAAATCTGAATTAACCAATTAATTTCTATTAATAATATCATAAAAATGTGAAATATGATAATTGAATAAGAAATTTGTTCATTTctcttattgttttttttttcatcattggCACGTGAATGTTGAAGTCAGAACGTCAATGGCAACCATCAATATTAGGGAAGTAAGGAAAAGACTGAAGAAGGTAGACATATTCATGAAATACCTTTTTCCAACATCCTTTGTGCTTTTTCACCCATCTTTTTCATCTGTACTTTCCTCTTTTCTTCCTTCTTCATTGTTGACTTGACATCTTTTGAGTATTTTTAATACTCTTGTCGATTGCTTTGTACTGTGCTTTAatattcttttcttcttctttggCTTTTTTCTCCagtaatttttcatatttcatcatTTCTCTTTTCCTTTTCTTTTCGTCCTTCGTCGTTTCTTCGTCATTAATTGATCTTTTAGATTCAGAATTCTGGACTGGATCCTATAatgattatacaattaacataagtaaattttatattgaaaacgtTGCAAACATTTTGAAAACTCATTTAAGATATATTTCAAATTCGGTTCAAAACGACGAgcttaataataatattttttatcaaaaagtcaaaaaaagctgttttaaatttaaaacaatttataaatttaatctTGACATTCATAAAATTCAAATGACCCTTTAAAAATACCATGATTTTCAATTGAACTATCAGAAACCAACTAAAGCATATGAACACAAAGAAATAAATCTCAGTCTGGCTATATAAATGGAACAACTTTAATTGTTACCattttatagaaaatgatagattaGGCACGTCCATCTAGCTGTTTAACCAAAGCAAATTCAGAAGGGTAGAGTATATTTCAACCTCACCGTTtgtttacagctaatttcctaatgcatgtagagcaatactttggttagcttgcttgctttgattgagtattgtataattgtaattgtaattggtatcaaatttaaatataatatacaggTTTACTATGCCTATAAGTATTGTTTGAAGATATCAATCTTAAATACAAAGCTTGAGTAAACGTTTATACAAACAGAGTAAgtaagccaaccaaagttttactctacaagcattaggaaattagctgtaataaaAATGGGTGTCGGGTCTTGCTGTCAGATGTGAGTACATTGACCCATTGACCATCATCTCACTGGAATATAAAAATAGCAATGAAAACACTGTGAAAACACTGTTCCACTTAGAGTATAACATTGAACTCTTATTATCTTTAACACCTATAAAATACTAATGTTCCTTTAATTTTCTATTGTACCTTAATATTAGCATGACCGACTGCATTCTTCAATGGATTCTCTCCAATTCTCTGCTGGTGGATCTTTGTTATTATCAATtctgtaaagaaaaaaatcacattactGACTTTTTTCTCTCGCCATTTCGTTTTATTAGTTACAGCAGTTATACCAACGTACttatagttaaaaataaaaactttcatcTGAAATGATATGAAATCTTgttttctgatttatatatagaATTGTCCTTTTCAGCGAAGAAAATTTGATAAACTTTCCCAATAGATACAACGACTAAGCGGTATGAGTTTTACTCATTATTAAAGGCGGTACGGTGACATACAATTTGTATGTCATTTACTCTCTTGTGGAGATTCGCCTCATTGGAAACCATACcaccataatttttttataagcaACCAGATAATCTTTATAAAAGATACCCAACCAGCAAACGTTATAGTTATATATTggcaaaaatatcaaagaaacattACCCCGTCTTTGCTCTGTTGGTATATCCACGCCAATTTCTGGTTTCTTTTCTTCTATATTCATACTTTCATCGGTTTCTGCTCTCTTTTCTTCTATATTCATACTTTCATCTTTTTCTATATTCATGCTTTCATCTTTTTCTAATCTCTTCTCTTCTTTATTTCTCTTTCTgttcaaataaatcaaataaatatttaaatgagaaaaatgtgatatattttacattatgaataataatcaatttaaaacgaaaaaatgaaaatggtaaataaaattattctcaATAAAtcgaaaaaacaaaattaattcaacTGTTCATATGTAACGGTTACGCTCTTGTTTGATGATTGAATATGATTTTTCGCGAATTTGAGCGAATATAAACTTTTAGCGAATTTTAGCGTCACATATTCGTGATATTGTATATACGACCCTTTTCTGCTATTGAAGGTCGTATGTTAACCTATAGACGTTGAAGGGTTTTCAGTCATTGTGTAATTTTTAGCTTAAATTTGAAACGAAAGAGAAAGCTATCAAGTCAAATACTTCAGGAAAcacttttataaaataaacagaGAAAAAAGATGCAGGTTTAAATACAATGACAGAATCAAAAGGACTATATTTATTGGACAATTAACCAGATTGGAATCTGTTACTATGACTCATACTATGACATACTTATTTCCATTTTCCAAACTGGCCTCTTTGCCTCAGCGGCCTTCTTGTCTAGATTGTCTTCAAGTGAACACTCAAATTCAGCTGTACTACATATGGCCTCACAGAAGCCAGACACATCAAGGCgttccttttctttttcttgattGGACATAGCCATTATAAACCTATTAATTGTTGAACCAACTGTTAGTTAATGTAACATAAAATTTCTATGTAGCATCCATcccctttttccattttttttaatttcggaaTCTTCTGGATTATGCAATCTAGAATGTTATCACTATTATAGATTATTCATAGTTCTACCTGAAAAATGTATAAACATCGAAGAGGATTTTTTAGGTGGGTTGTAGATCATTGAAACGCCGATAATGCAATCTTTCACCGAAGTGTTCCCGTTCTTCAGTTTTAAGTCTTTTGGTTTTTGTTCTATCAATATGTTATATTCTAAACTTTTTGCATGTAGTAATAACGCTATTATCAAACATATTTTTCTAATTTAGCGTTTTCAAGAGGCCCTTTTAAAACCTTCATTTAAAGTCCAACAgcaatgaaataatatataaattatatatcatttcttGAGGCAAAATGAATTCTTCATCAAAACCTAATACGTTTTTACATAACGTTAAAACCAGTGATAAATTATTGTCTTGTTCTGTTTTGGTAAGAGATCGTACTACTATTTCTTGAAAACAggttttttaaagtttcaaacttgtctttttaataaataactggaTGAAAACACGTGACttgaaataagtgaaatatgAGTACTCACCAGACTTATGTTTCgattttttcaaactttcaaaaagctGAACAGGACTTCTAAAAATTAATCCTGCTGTAGTGTATTGCCGATACTTCGACAATAACGTTGGCATTGGAGATATTTATGACGTCGAAGTAAGACAGCAGCGCCGCCGCATA of the Mytilus edulis unplaced genomic scaffold, xbMytEdul2.2 SCAFFOLD_500, whole genome shotgun sequence genome contains:
- the LOC139504656 gene encoding uncharacterized protein, whose translation is MKKEEKRKVQMKKMGEKAQRMLEKEMKKIEIERVKDEKKKLVQAIDVAKERQNDLKIVKTNEETEKNEDENMNKDQTINVDGGKQNDSENTQKEAGTIKERKTNYDVIEKDERKKMTKKTQKTLKSVPTIL